From the genome of Scytonema hofmannii PCC 7110, one region includes:
- a CDS encoding tetratricopeptide repeat protein, with the protein MTSTARAYMGLGEMKNALDCLNEALKIYRSTLKDLAKEAWVIDVIGFVYSQIGESEIAFKYYNQALEIQRQRKDLLRQAEILRKIGSLQSKLGKYELAMKS; encoded by the coding sequence TTGACATCTACTGCTAGAGCTTATATGGGATTGGGCGAGATGAAAAATGCGCTAGATTGCCTCAATGAAGCACTAAAAATTTATCGTAGTACATTGAAAGACTTGGCAAAAGAAGCCTGGGTTATTGATGTTATTGGTTTCGTTTATTCTCAAATAGGCGAATCGGAAATAGCTTTTAAATACTACAATCAAGCCCTAGAAATTCAGCGTCAAAGGAAAGACTTACTCAGACAGGCTGAAATTCTCAGAAAGATTGGCAGTCTCCAGAGTAAATTGGGTAAATATGAGTTAGCGATGAAATCATAG
- a CDS encoding toxin-antitoxin system HicB family antitoxin, translating into MMKYKEYEAIVEFDDEAEIFHGEVINIRDVITFQGTSVDELKQAFSDSVDDYLDFCRERGEEPDKPFSGKFMVRIDPLLHKKIVMKAKKEGQSLNSLVEKSLYLYVS; encoded by the coding sequence ATGATGAAGTATAAAGAATATGAGGCTATTGTAGAATTTGATGATGAGGCAGAAATTTTTCACGGTGAAGTTATTAATATTCGGGACGTGATTACTTTTCAAGGTACTAGCGTAGACGAACTAAAGCAAGCTTTTTCTGATTCAGTAGATGATTATTTAGATTTTTGTAGAGAACGTGGGGAGGAGCCTGATAAACCATTCTCAGGTAAATTCATGGTAAGAATTGACCCGCTTTTACACAAAAAAATTGTGATGAAAGCAAAGAAAGAGGGGCAAAGCCTTAACTCATTGGTTGAAAAAAGCTTGTACCTGTATGTTAGTTGA
- a CDS encoding DUF928 domain-containing protein has protein sequence MIRKKNGICTLMLAGVASMLVFPVLMTPETTSAQTTQQSFSWQTVFDSLFGRRKQRPISRPIQQGALCFIAPSHQKAIYSTRPLFLWKGTLKKIAVANLGSNNYFWSEKISGQKSFVTYAAKDKLQPGESYEWQGFIGENPAILAPFQVMDSQQRQVVNNELKALETRSQAKNANKEEVALERANYFVQKELWSDALQEAYSVPNPSTELSQLLQKLPDELCKSSP, from the coding sequence ATGATACGTAAAAAAAATGGTATTTGCACTTTGATGTTGGCAGGTGTAGCATCAATGTTAGTTTTCCCAGTGTTGATGACTCCGGAAACGACATCAGCTCAAACAACGCAACAGAGTTTTTCCTGGCAAACAGTTTTTGATAGTTTATTTGGTCGGAGAAAGCAACGTCCTATTTCGCGTCCAATACAACAGGGTGCTTTATGTTTTATCGCGCCTAGTCATCAAAAGGCAATTTATAGTACTCGTCCGCTTTTCTTGTGGAAGGGAACCCTGAAGAAAATCGCTGTGGCTAATTTAGGTAGCAATAATTATTTTTGGAGCGAGAAAATTAGCGGGCAAAAAAGCTTTGTGACCTATGCAGCTAAGGACAAGCTTCAACCAGGAGAAAGCTACGAATGGCAAGGATTTATCGGTGAGAATCCTGCAATATTAGCTCCGTTTCAAGTCATGGATTCACAACAGCGTCAAGTTGTCAACAATGAACTGAAGGCATTGGAAACGCGATCGCAAGCGAAAAACGCAAATAAGGAAGAAGTCGCACTCGAAAGAGCAAATTATTTTGTTCAAAAAGAATTGTGGTCTGATGCATTACAGGAAGCATACTCTGTACCAAATCCCTCAACCGAGTTATCGCAGCTTCTCCAAAAGTTACCAGATGAACTGTGTAAATCAAGCCCTTAG
- a CDS encoding DUF2281 domain-containing protein, with protein MNSIRERLLTAIDNTPEPILEEVLSYLEYLKTKHNGSPNKPASTSQESEPILRGSKAKHLLKFAGTWQGDDFEECLQLVYNTRSQSEF; from the coding sequence ATGAACAGCATTAGAGAACGACTTCTCACTGCGATCGACAACACTCCAGAACCCATTTTAGAGGAAGTCCTCAGTTATCTTGAATACCTCAAAACCAAACACAATGGCTCTCCCAACAAACCAGCAAGCACCTCTCAAGAGAGCGAACCAATTCTGCGTGGCTCAAAAGCCAAACATCTTCTAAAATTTGCAGGCACCTGGCAAGGTGATGACTTCGAGGAGTGCCTTCAGCTTGTTTACAACACCCGCTCCCAATCTGAATTCTGA
- a CDS encoding type II toxin-antitoxin system VapC family toxin: protein MYLLDTDTITHLYAGNTNVIVRLNAVENSEVGITIITKAEMLRGRIEYLIKAETNESLLRAQELLFRTEELLAELLIVPISQSAADEFERLRAVSKLRKIGRADLLIASISLANKATLVTRNIRHFQQIPGLRIVNWVD, encoded by the coding sequence ATGTATTTGCTTGATACTGATACTATAACCCACCTTTATGCTGGAAATACAAATGTTATTGTCCGGTTAAATGCTGTTGAAAATTCAGAGGTGGGAATTACCATAATTACAAAAGCAGAAATGCTGCGCGGACGCATTGAGTATCTGATTAAAGCAGAAACCAATGAAAGTTTGTTAAGGGCGCAAGAGCTTTTGTTTCGCACAGAAGAATTATTGGCAGAGCTTTTAATTGTTCCCATCAGTCAAAGCGCAGCAGATGAATTTGAGCGTTTACGTGCAGTATCTAAACTACGCAAAATTGGGCGAGCTGATTTGTTAATTGCAAGTATTTCCTTAGCCAATAAAGCTACATTGGTGACACGAAATATTAGACATTTTCAACAAATTCCTGGGTTACGGATTGTAAATTGGGTTGATTGA
- a CDS encoding type II toxin-antitoxin system HicA family toxin — protein MSNIPVLKPQEVVKILESLGFVEVRQKGSHKQFRHEDGRGTTVPFHKGRDISPRLLRQIASDINLTIEEMLDLR, from the coding sequence ATGAGCAACATACCTGTTCTGAAACCACAGGAAGTCGTTAAGATATTGGAAAGCCTTGGCTTTGTGGAGGTGCGTCAGAAAGGCTCACATAAGCAGTTTCGTCATGAAGACGGTAGAGGAACAACTGTTCCGTTTCACAAAGGGCGTGATATTTCTCCTAGGTTGCTACGCCAGATTGCAAGTGATATTAATTTGACAATAGAAGAAATGTTAGACTTGCGGTAA
- a CDS encoding helix-turn-helix domain-containing protein codes for MEQVILPEVLTLEEVSEYLRLPMETLQRQALQGKLPGRKIENEWRFLKVAIDDWLRAQSSRSTLLQQAGAFADDTSLAQLRTSIYQARGRSEVDE; via the coding sequence ATGGAGCAAGTTATATTACCAGAAGTTCTCACCCTTGAAGAAGTTTCAGAATATTTACGTTTGCCGATGGAAACATTACAGCGTCAAGCCTTACAAGGAAAGCTTCCAGGTCGTAAAATTGAAAATGAATGGAGGTTTTTGAAAGTTGCAATTGATGATTGGTTGCGTGCTCAAAGTAGTCGTTCTACCTTACTTCAACAGGCAGGGGCTTTTGCTGATGATACATCCCTTGCTCAATTGAGAACAAGTATTTATCAAGCGAGAGGACGTTCTGAAGTTGATGAGTAA
- a CDS encoding tetratricopeptide repeat protein: MTFIGEIEMKGLKGLASVIVLLGLTVCAPHANAENKSQIERFQVESTIKSNSSTRGNDNTKGNLERGFNLIKSEDYRGAIQAFNQVIQGESNNQYAYFGRGVANFQLENYQQAKVDLDKSISLDSSIAYAYLVRGMTHHVLGSKTDAISDLQTAANLFEKEGEKEMAQKSLNMIEKIRNA, from the coding sequence ATGACATTCATTGGAGAAATAGAAATGAAGGGATTAAAAGGTTTAGCATCCGTAATTGTTTTATTGGGTTTAACAGTATGTGCTCCTCATGCAAATGCTGAAAATAAATCACAGATAGAAAGATTTCAAGTCGAATCTACAATAAAATCTAATTCTTCTACAAGGGGTAATGATAACACAAAGGGTAACTTAGAACGCGGGTTTAACTTAATCAAATCAGAAGATTATCGGGGAGCGATTCAGGCTTTTAATCAAGTGATTCAGGGTGAATCTAATAACCAATATGCTTATTTTGGTAGAGGTGTTGCCAATTTCCAGTTAGAAAATTACCAGCAGGCAAAAGTCGATTTAGATAAAAGTATCAGTCTAGATTCTTCTATTGCTTATGCTTATTTAGTTCGAGGTATGACTCATCATGTTTTAGGAAGTAAAACTGACGCTATTTCAGACTTACAAACAGCAGCTAATCTCTTCGAGAAAGAAGGAGAAAAAGAAATGGCTCAAAAATCTCTAAATATGATTGAAAAGATACGGAATGCATAA
- a CDS encoding type II toxin-antitoxin system HicB family antitoxin, translating to MKTFTAIVEKDSDTKLYVGYVPGFPGAHSQGETLDELLENLREVIEMLLEDEEVIFETEFVGTQQIVIYSA from the coding sequence ATGAAAACCTTCACTGCTATCGTCGAGAAAGATTCTGATACCAAACTTTATGTGGGCTATGTCCCTGGATTTCCAGGCGCGCATTCCCAAGGAGAAACCTTGGACGAGTTACTTGAAAATTTGCGTGAAGTGATTGAGATGCTTCTGGAGGACGAAGAGGTCATATTCGAGACAGAGTTTGTTGGTACGCAACAGATTGTCATCTATTCAGCATGA
- a CDS encoding type II toxin-antitoxin system HicA family toxin codes for MELNSKHQKTLDALFQNPIRSNILWSDIESLLITLGAEVSEGRGSRVRFALNDIRATFHRPHPEKETDKGAVKSMRRFLTEAGIKNDEV; via the coding sequence ATGGAACTTAACAGTAAACACCAAAAAACTCTTGATGCCCTTTTTCAAAACCCCATCAGATCCAATATTTTATGGAGTGATATCGAGTCTCTCCTAATTACTCTTGGTGCAGAGGTATCAGAGGGAAGAGGGTCAAGAGTCAGATTTGCTCTTAATGATATAAGAGCTACATTTCACAGACCACATCCTGAAAAAGAAACTGACAAAGGTGCTGTTAAGTCAATGCGGCGGTTCTTGACAGAAGCGGGGATTAAAAATGATGAAGTATAA
- a CDS encoding tetratricopeptide repeat protein yields MYQQGVQLVKEGRSLEKKGTREGYQEAIAKYQQALKIVQELGLRAEEAETFMEIGGVYNLLSQTENALKSYKRALTIWQELDQPLFQASVISLIGNVFSGRGEH; encoded by the coding sequence TTGTACCAACAGGGAGTACAGCTGGTTAAAGAAGGACGATCGTTAGAGAAGAAAGGAACTAGGGAAGGATATCAGGAGGCGATCGCAAAATACCAGCAAGCTTTAAAAATTGTCCAAGAATTAGGGCTGCGCGCAGAGGAAGCTGAGACGTTTATGGAGATTGGCGGGGTCTACAATTTACTCTCACAAACAGAAAATGCGCTGAAGTCTTACAAGCGAGCATTAACAATCTGGCAAGAACTAGATCAACCTTTGTTTCAGGCAAGTGTCATTAGTTTGATTGGTAATGTTTTTAGTGGGAGAGGCGAACACTGA
- a CDS encoding CHAT domain-containing protein, translating to MTMQKSKITLSNAIYQLISIFVVSFIFFSYHRLMAWGTSSTDWRNNDLLLTQSEMRNKTSSENQGQNYQKLLKSLITQNQSEKALEISEGSLNRNLVHLLTQKNPVTQPVDLPTIKQIKQVAKTQKATVVHYSLLTEEATVEGKRQPQESELLIWVIQPTGEISMRRVDLQARGERQHFSFLNLIRRSRHRLGARSEGVKKIKVEASPVKNSLESDLKELHQVLIQPIAELLPQKSEERVIFIPQGELFTVPFAALQDANGKYLIEKYTISTAPSIQVLDLLYQRKNQGRGEQPFTPTNITGDELLIVGNSSAPKVPLRTGEEACKLSPLPGTEKEAKAIAEIFKTQPLIGDAATETAIVKKIPQAKIIHLATNVVSSNCQKQGSPDVIALASSTTDDGWLSTEEIQSLNLKADLVVLSSCDTALGKITGDGVIGLSRAFFSAGANSVIGSLWDVSDISTVTLMTEFHSNLSKKPDKAGALRQAMLATMKKYPNPSDWAAFTLIGLL from the coding sequence ATGACGATGCAAAAATCAAAAATCACCCTCTCCAATGCAATTTATCAGTTAATTTCAATCTTTGTAGTAAGTTTTATTTTCTTTTCCTATCATAGACTCATGGCTTGGGGAACGTCATCCACTGACTGGAGAAATAATGATTTGTTATTGACACAAAGTGAAATGAGAAATAAAACCTCCTCAGAAAACCAAGGTCAAAACTATCAAAAACTACTTAAATCTTTGATTACTCAGAATCAGTCAGAAAAAGCTTTAGAAATTTCTGAAGGTAGTCTAAACCGCAATCTCGTGCATTTATTAACACAAAAAAATCCAGTTACACAACCTGTTGATTTACCTACAATCAAACAAATTAAACAAGTTGCAAAAACTCAAAAAGCTACCGTTGTTCATTATTCACTTCTCACTGAAGAAGCTACCGTTGAAGGTAAACGCCAACCTCAGGAATCAGAATTATTGATTTGGGTTATTCAACCCACAGGTGAAATATCGATGCGTCGCGTTGATTTACAAGCTAGGGGAGAAAGACAACATTTTTCATTTCTAAATCTAATCCGAAGAAGCCGACACAGACTAGGTGCAAGAAGTGAGGGTGTGAAAAAAATTAAAGTAGAAGCAAGCCCAGTAAAAAACAGCTTAGAATCGGACTTAAAAGAACTGCATCAAGTCTTGATTCAACCGATCGCTGAGCTTCTACCACAAAAATCAGAAGAACGAGTCATTTTTATCCCTCAAGGTGAGTTATTTACTGTTCCCTTTGCAGCGTTGCAAGATGCTAACGGTAAATATCTGATTGAGAAATATACGATTTCCACTGCTCCTTCTATCCAAGTCTTGGATTTACTTTATCAACGAAAAAATCAAGGTAGGGGCGAACAACCGTTTACCCCTACAAATATAACGGGTGATGAACTATTAATTGTTGGTAATTCTAGCGCTCCCAAAGTACCCCTTAGAACAGGAGAGGAAGCTTGTAAATTATCGCCGTTACCAGGTACGGAAAAGGAAGCAAAAGCCATTGCAGAGATTTTCAAAACTCAACCACTTATAGGTGATGCTGCAACAGAAACAGCAATTGTGAAAAAAATACCCCAAGCAAAAATTATTCACTTAGCAACTAATGTTGTTTCCAGTAACTGTCAAAAACAAGGCTCTCCTGATGTAATTGCTCTGGCTTCATCTACAACAGACGACGGTTGGCTCTCAACTGAAGAAATTCAGAGTTTGAACCTAAAAGCTGATTTAGTTGTACTGAGTTCTTGTGATACAGCTTTGGGAAAAATCACTGGTGATGGTGTCATTGGACTTTCTCGTGCATTTTTCAGTGCAGGAGCAAATAGTGTCATTGGTTCGCTATGGGATGTTTCTGATATATCAACCGTAACACTAATGACTGAATTTCATAGTAATTTAAGTAAAAAACCTGATAAAGCAGGTGCGTTGCGTCAAGCGATGCTGGCGACGATGAAAAAGTATCCAAATCCTAGCGATTGGGCTGCTTTTACTTTGATTGGTTTACTATAA
- a CDS encoding CHAT domain-containing protein yields MWTSRTIALFLSLMLLSESTAATVGNDGLKIAQHSAPTPSVPLRPEKQQLYQQGVQLVTEAQELEKKGTREGYQQAIAKYQQALKIVQELGLRAEEVNLLAKIASVYSSIFDNKNAMEHLQKALDISRELKQPLREAIVLALIGNRYTNSNEPKEGLTYLQKAQSIFLAYKEYGNLATTLKSIATIHMRIGDTKTALNYQNEALKIYREILKDSAGEASTLETIAINYSFSGEYIVSINYYEQALKIQRERKDFQAQVKIMSEIAVIQGRLGNTKKAIDSLKEVLKIQEQVGSNLSEKADILAHIGHIYAGQADYRTAIDYYQQAGKLFQQAGDTAMESMTFQMIANVHKTYSGDYQQALDFLNKALKLQIDDKDNQAFTLGQKADVYVSQGDYQKALDEYYKALELQRSIPNPKSEARTLSNIAQLYRHLGDYQSSIKTYNKALEIFKRIPSKVEEIQTLGFIASTYLFQDKYDEALASYNLALSLSSKDSYQSEIQILQGIALTYEFLNNYPKALEFANRALKLSQENFFHEEQSLTTLANVYLAKGEYEKSLDILKKISVHYRKVGLRIREAEILSYMSMAHERQKKYQQAIDIRREELKIRRELKESKAEANALYGIAINQRKLGNLEAALSNIEEAIKIVENIRSNVKSLDLRTSYFATVQSYYKFKIDLLMELHKKEPSEGYNAQALETSEKSRARALVELLTEAQANIRKGANPELLAEERRLQDLINAKERLRFEIVNSDRIRDPILKANSEKLQTEIDELLNQQKQLETKIRQSNPKYANLKYPQPLTLPQIQQQLDKDTLLLQYSLGEERSYVWVVSPNSVDTYELTKKQQIEKTAMNLFCLISQNSSKPPSVANQENPCTDIKRERIDVATKELSQLILTPVKDKLGKKRLVIVADGALQYIPFAALADLKHSQSTIQQKGEKEKQKDTTCSSGGGIRICQDNDSPQNKFDYQPLFVNHEIVNLPSASTIAIQRKELATRSSAPKALAILADPVYSATDARVTNAQNKQLVHQKSRGLELERSALNRSADITHRQGWGRLLGTRSEAQTIVKLVPDSKSLQVFDFDANYDWATSNALNQFRILHFATHGFVNDANPELSGIVLSLVDKQGQDIRGYLRLGDLFNLDYPADLIVLSACETGLGKEIQGEGLVGLTRGLMYAGGERLVVSLWQVDDEGTSVFMQEFYQQMWQSGKPASAALRATQLKMWHSDKWRNPNYWAAFTFLGEWHD; encoded by the coding sequence ATGTGGACTTCTCGTACTATCGCTTTATTTCTCTCCCTAATGCTGTTATCGGAATCCACCGCCGCCACTGTGGGGAATGATGGGTTGAAAATTGCACAACACTCAGCGCCTACCCCTTCAGTTCCCTTGCGTCCAGAAAAACAACAGTTGTACCAACAGGGAGTACAGCTGGTTACAGAAGCACAGGAGTTAGAGAAGAAAGGAACTAGGGAAGGGTATCAGCAGGCGATCGCAAAATACCAGCAAGCGTTGAAAATTGTCCAAGAATTAGGATTACGAGCAGAGGAAGTTAACTTATTGGCAAAAATTGCTAGTGTTTACTCCTCGATATTTGACAACAAAAATGCTATGGAGCATCTACAAAAAGCATTAGATATTTCACGGGAATTAAAACAACCTTTACGTGAAGCAATTGTACTTGCTTTGATTGGGAATAGGTACACTAACTCAAATGAGCCAAAAGAGGGGCTGACCTATTTACAAAAAGCCCAATCGATATTTTTAGCTTACAAAGAATATGGGAATTTAGCTACCACATTAAAAAGTATCGCTACGATTCACATGAGGATAGGTGATACCAAAACAGCTTTAAATTATCAAAATGAAGCACTCAAGATTTATCGTGAGATACTCAAGGATTCCGCTGGAGAAGCTAGCACTCTTGAGACAATCGCAATAAATTATTCTTTTTCCGGTGAATATATAGTATCTATTAATTATTACGAACAAGCATTAAAAATTCAACGCGAAAGAAAAGATTTCCAAGCACAAGTAAAAATCATGAGTGAGATAGCTGTTATTCAAGGTAGATTGGGAAATACAAAAAAAGCAATTGACTCTTTAAAAGAGGTATTAAAAATACAGGAACAAGTAGGCTCTAATTTATCAGAAAAAGCTGATATTCTTGCACATATAGGTCACATTTATGCTGGACAAGCAGATTACAGGACAGCTATTGATTACTATCAGCAAGCTGGAAAACTCTTTCAGCAAGCGGGAGACACTGCAATGGAATCTATGACTTTTCAGATGATTGCAAATGTTCACAAAACTTATTCAGGTGATTATCAACAAGCACTGGATTTTTTAAATAAGGCATTAAAACTTCAAATTGATGATAAGGACAATCAAGCATTTACTCTGGGTCAAAAAGCTGATGTATATGTATCACAGGGTGATTATCAAAAGGCACTAGACGAATATTATAAAGCTCTAGAACTTCAACGTTCTATACCAAATCCCAAGTCGGAAGCTCGTACCCTTAGTAATATTGCACAACTTTATCGACATCTAGGTGATTATCAATCAAGCATTAAGACTTACAATAAAGCATTGGAAATATTCAAGCGCATACCAAGTAAGGTTGAAGAAATTCAAACTCTAGGATTTATAGCTAGCACTTACCTATTTCAAGATAAATACGATGAGGCACTGGCATCTTATAACCTAGCGCTCTCTTTATCAAGTAAAGATAGTTATCAATCTGAAATTCAAATACTTCAAGGTATAGCGCTAACATACGAATTCTTAAATAATTATCCCAAGGCATTAGAATTTGCAAATCGCGCATTAAAATTATCTCAAGAAAACTTTTTTCACGAAGAACAATCTCTGACGACACTAGCAAATGTATATCTTGCAAAAGGTGAGTATGAGAAATCATTAGATATCTTAAAAAAAATTTCAGTGCATTATCGCAAAGTAGGATTACGTATTCGAGAAGCAGAAATTTTAAGTTATATGAGTATGGCTCATGAGAGACAGAAAAAGTATCAACAAGCCATAGATATTCGTAGGGAAGAATTGAAAATACGGCGAGAGTTAAAAGAGAGTAAAGCAGAAGCAAATGCACTTTACGGTATTGCCATCAATCAACGCAAATTAGGAAACCTAGAAGCAGCACTTTCCAACATTGAAGAAGCAATTAAAATCGTAGAAAACATACGCAGTAACGTCAAAAGCCTAGATTTACGTACATCCTACTTCGCCACAGTCCAAAGTTACTACAAATTCAAAATTGACCTGTTGATGGAACTACACAAAAAAGAACCATCAGAAGGATACAATGCCCAAGCACTTGAAACAAGCGAAAAATCACGCGCCAGAGCACTTGTAGAACTATTAACCGAAGCACAGGCTAATATCCGCAAAGGTGCAAACCCAGAACTTTTAGCAGAGGAACGCCGCTTACAAGATTTAATTAATGCTAAGGAAAGGCTGCGATTTGAAATAGTTAATAGTGATAGGATTAGAGACCCAATTCTCAAAGCCAACTCTGAGAAATTACAAACAGAAATTGACGAACTCCTCAACCAGCAAAAGCAACTAGAAACGAAAATCCGTCAAAGTAACCCCAAATACGCCAATCTGAAATATCCTCAACCCCTAACTTTACCGCAAATTCAGCAGCAGCTAGATAAAGACACGCTACTGTTACAATATTCCTTAGGTGAAGAACGCAGCTATGTGTGGGTAGTTTCTCCTAATTCTGTTGATACCTATGAGTTAACCAAAAAACAACAGATAGAGAAAACCGCCATGAATTTATTTTGTTTGATTAGTCAGAACAGTTCTAAACCGCCTTCAGTGGCTAATCAAGAAAATCCTTGTACAGACATCAAACGAGAGCGAATTGACGTAGCAACAAAGGAACTCAGTCAGCTTATCCTGACACCCGTGAAAGATAAATTGGGAAAAAAGCGATTAGTCATAGTCGCAGATGGAGCTTTACAGTACATTCCCTTCGCGGCGTTGGCTGACTTAAAACACTCCCAGTCAACGATACAACAGAAAGGGGAGAAAGAAAAACAAAAAGATACAACCTGTTCCAGTGGCGGTGGTATTCGTATTTGTCAAGATAATGACTCACCACAAAACAAATTTGACTACCAACCGCTATTTGTGAACCACGAAATCGTGAATCTTCCCTCCGCTTCAACAATTGCTATTCAAAGAAAAGAACTGGCTACACGTTCATCAGCCCCCAAAGCTTTAGCGATTCTTGCCGATCCAGTATACAGTGCGACTGATGCGCGAGTGACCAACGCCCAAAATAAGCAACTCGTGCATCAAAAATCCCGTGGCTTAGAGCTAGAACGTTCTGCACTCAACCGTTCTGCTGATATTACTCATCGCCAAGGTTGGGGACGACTTTTAGGAACTCGCTCCGAAGCACAGACAATTGTCAAACTCGTACCTGATTCTAAAAGTCTGCAAGTCTTCGATTTTGATGCCAACTATGACTGGGCTACTAGCAACGCCCTCAATCAATTCCGGATCTTACACTTTGCCACCCACGGCTTTGTCAATGATGCCAATCCCGAATTGTCAGGTATTGTGCTTTCCCTGGTAGATAAACAAGGTCAAGACATTAGGGGATATCTGCGGTTGGGAGATTTATTTAACCTTGATTATCCGGCAGATTTAATTGTTCTGAGTGCTTGCGAAACGGGATTGGGTAAGGAAATACAAGGAGAAGGGTTGGTAGGCTTGACAAGAGGACTAATGTATGCAGGAGGAGAAAGACTGGTGGTGTCGTTGTGGCAAGTTGACGATGAAGGCACATCTGTGTTTATGCAGGAATTTTACCAGCAAATGTGGCAGTCTGGTAAGCCAGCCTCCGCAGCATTACGAGCAACACAGTTAAAAATGTGGCATTCTGATAAATGGCGCAATCCCAATTATTGGGCTGCGTTTACCTTCTTGGGTGAATGGCATGATTAA
- a CDS encoding type II toxin-antitoxin system VapC family toxin has product MYLLNTNHCSRIIFGEPNLIQQLQVHSETGVATSVIVRGELLYMAAKSEQTAANLQQVKAFLDTIDLYPINLPITDIYGNLKGKLVNTFGPKEKAERRKFNIQTLGFGDNDLWIAATAIHYNLTVVSTDRDFQRIQQVEPLTLESWI; this is encoded by the coding sequence ATGTATCTCCTTAACACCAACCACTGTAGCCGCATCATCTTTGGTGAACCTAATCTCATCCAACAACTACAAGTTCACAGCGAAACAGGTGTTGCCACAAGTGTTATTGTGCGTGGTGAACTGCTGTACATGGCAGCCAAATCCGAACAAACAGCCGCTAACCTTCAGCAGGTTAAGGCTTTTTTAGACACGATTGACCTTTACCCTATTAATTTACCAATCACTGACATTTACGGCAACCTCAAAGGCAAACTAGTAAACACTTTTGGTCCTAAAGAAAAAGCCGAGCGGCGAAAGTTCAACATTCAAACTCTTGGCTTCGGAGATAATGACCTTTGGATTGCTGCAACTGCAATCCACTACAATCTAACCGTGGTTTCAACCGATCGTGATTTTCAACGTATCCAACAAGTAGAACCGCTTACTCTAGAATCTTGGATTTGA